Proteins from a single region of Starkeya sp. ORNL1:
- a CDS encoding Gfo/Idh/MocA family oxidoreductase — translation MTGIRLAIVGLGKIARDQHVPAIAATPGIALAAVASRNAALDGVAHFATLEELLEQAPEIDAVALCTPPQVRRAQAAAALKAGKHVLLEKPPGATVSELAPLVAAAKASGKTLFATWHSRFAPAVEPARAFLAERDIRSVTIEWKEDVRVWHPGQHWIWEPGGLGVFDPGINALSILTRILPRPVFLTRAELAFPSNCAAPIAADLNFEDETGLPIRAEFDFRQTGPQTWDIRVETDRGLLTLSSGGAKLFHDGASLIDEKEAEYPGIYRHFVDLIGRGASDVDLVPLAHVADAFMLGRRTVVEAFED, via the coding sequence ATGACGGGCATCCGCCTCGCTATCGTCGGCCTCGGCAAGATTGCGCGGGACCAGCATGTTCCGGCGATCGCCGCGACGCCGGGCATCGCGCTGGCGGCCGTTGCCAGCCGCAACGCCGCGCTGGATGGCGTCGCGCATTTCGCCACGCTGGAGGAGTTGCTGGAGCAGGCGCCGGAGATCGATGCCGTGGCGCTCTGCACCCCGCCTCAGGTGCGCCGCGCGCAGGCCGCCGCTGCGCTGAAGGCCGGCAAGCATGTGCTGCTGGAAAAGCCGCCCGGCGCCACGGTGAGCGAGTTGGCTCCGCTGGTCGCGGCGGCGAAAGCTTCGGGCAAGACACTGTTCGCCACCTGGCACTCCCGCTTTGCGCCGGCGGTCGAGCCGGCGCGGGCCTTCCTCGCCGAGCGCGACATCCGCTCGGTGACCATCGAGTGGAAGGAGGATGTACGGGTCTGGCATCCGGGTCAGCACTGGATCTGGGAGCCGGGCGGGCTCGGCGTGTTCGATCCCGGCATCAATGCCCTGTCGATCCTCACCCGCATCCTGCCGCGGCCAGTGTTCCTCACCCGCGCCGAACTGGCCTTCCCGTCGAATTGCGCGGCGCCGATCGCCGCCGATCTCAACTTCGAAGACGAGACCGGCCTGCCGATCCGCGCCGAATTCGACTTCCGCCAGACCGGCCCGCAGACCTGGGACATCCGGGTCGAGACCGATCGCGGGCTGCTGACGCTGTCGTCTGGCGGCGCAAAGCTGTTCCACGATGGCGCGAGCCTGATCGATGAGAAGGAGGCGGAGTATCCCGGGATCTACCGTCACTTCGTCGATCTGATCGGGCGCGGTGCCTCCGATGTCGACCTGGTGCCGCTGGCACATGTTGC